From Amycolatopsis sp. YIM 10, the proteins below share one genomic window:
- the recR gene encoding recombination mediator RecR — MYEGVVQDLIDELGRLPGVGPKSAQRIAFHLLGADPVDIGRLQEVLGKVKEGVQFCEICGNVSEQVNCRICRDTRRDLSLICVVEEPKDVLAVERTREFKGRYHVLGGSLDPLSGIGPEQLRMRELLARIGGEEVTEVIIATDPNTEGEATATYLVRMLRDFPGLTVTRLASGLPMGGDLEFADELTLGRALSGRRAL, encoded by the coding sequence TTGTACGAAGGGGTAGTCCAGGACCTCATCGACGAGCTCGGGCGGCTGCCCGGGGTCGGGCCGAAGAGCGCCCAGCGCATCGCCTTCCACCTGCTCGGTGCCGATCCGGTGGACATCGGCCGGTTGCAGGAGGTGCTGGGCAAGGTCAAGGAGGGCGTGCAGTTCTGCGAGATCTGCGGCAACGTCTCCGAGCAGGTCAACTGCCGCATCTGCCGCGACACCCGGCGCGACCTCTCGCTGATCTGCGTGGTCGAGGAGCCCAAGGACGTGCTCGCGGTGGAGCGCACCCGCGAGTTCAAGGGCCGCTACCACGTGCTCGGCGGCTCGCTCGACCCGTTGTCCGGCATCGGCCCGGAGCAGTTGCGCATGCGTGAGCTGCTGGCCCGCATCGGCGGTGAGGAGGTCACGGAGGTCATCATCGCCACCGACCCGAACACCGAGGGCGAGGCCACCGCGACCTACCTGGTCCGCATGCTGCGCGACTTCCCCGGCCTGACCGTCACGCGGCTGGCCTCCGGCCTGCCGATGGGCGGTGACCTGGAGTTCGCCGACGAACTGACCCTGGGGCGGGCGCTTTCGGGACGCCGCGCCCTGTGA
- a CDS encoding YbaB/EbfC family nucleoid-associated protein: MVQPGGGGFDMQQILQQAQKMQEQLVSAQDELAKAEVTGTAGGGLVTAVVSGGLELKSLTIDPKVVDPEDTETLADLVVAAVRDATANAQKLTEEKLGPLAGGLGGGMPDLGGLGLPGLPGQ, from the coding sequence ATGGTGCAACCCGGCGGCGGTGGCTTCGACATGCAGCAGATCCTGCAGCAGGCGCAGAAGATGCAGGAGCAGCTGGTCAGCGCGCAGGACGAACTGGCGAAGGCCGAGGTCACCGGTACCGCGGGCGGTGGGCTGGTGACCGCGGTGGTCAGCGGCGGGCTCGAGCTGAAGAGCCTGACCATCGACCCGAAGGTGGTCGACCCCGAGGACACCGAGACCCTGGCCGACCTGGTGGTGGCCGCGGTCCGCGACGCCACGGCCAACGCGCAGAAGCTCACCGAGGAGAAGCTCGGCCCGCTGGCCGGCGGCCTCGGCGGCGGCATGCCGGACCTCGGCGGCCTCGGCCTGCCGGGTCTGCCCGGTCAGTAA
- a CDS encoding uridine kinase has product MAERVLAGRPALGGVRLVAIDGPSGAGKTTLAENLLADFAERGIDALGIGTDEFATWDDPVSWWPRLRDGVLRPFARGLGGAYRRMDWTTGIPVPGELITVRVPEVLVLEGVSAGRASVRAHLTCLAWLDGLDQATRLERAVSRDGERERKHLSDWQDFELGWFAADRTPAAATVRIESNAVRPFAPVGPKFATHSHHS; this is encoded by the coding sequence ATCGCCGAGCGGGTGCTCGCGGGACGGCCCGCGCTCGGTGGCGTCCGGCTGGTCGCCATCGACGGGCCGTCCGGTGCGGGCAAGACCACGCTCGCCGAGAACCTGCTCGCCGACTTCGCCGAGCGCGGCATCGACGCGCTCGGCATCGGCACCGACGAGTTCGCCACCTGGGACGACCCGGTTTCCTGGTGGCCGCGCCTGCGTGACGGGGTGCTCCGCCCGTTCGCGCGCGGCCTCGGCGGTGCCTATCGCCGGATGGACTGGACCACCGGCATCCCCGTGCCGGGTGAGTTGATCACTGTGCGTGTGCCGGAAGTACTGGTGCTGGAGGGGGTTTCCGCGGGCCGCGCCTCGGTGCGTGCTCACCTGACGTGTCTGGCCTGGCTCGATGGTCTGGACCAGGCAACTCGCTTGGAACGCGCGGTTTCGCGCGACGGGGAAAGGGAGCGGAAGCACCTTTCCGACTGGCAGGACTTCGAACTCGGCTGGTTTGCCGCCGATCGCACCCCGGCTGCGGCAACCGTGCGCATCGAGTCCAATGCGGTGCGTCCGTTTGCACCAGTGGGCCCGAAATTCGCCACCCACAGTCACCATTCGTGA
- a CDS encoding N-acetylmuramoyl-L-alanine amidase, protein MVVLDPGHNGGNAASPAAIKRQVPAGRGRTKPCNTTGTTTNDGYAEHEFTFDVAQRAGKLLTDKGIRVIYTRADDSSVGPCVDQRAEIGNSAKAAAVVSIHADGNTSPGANGFHIAYSSPPLNDAQGEPSAQLTRSLRDSLRENGFRYSDYLGEEGLSGRNDLAGLNLSERPAALVECGNMRNATEAARMSTSDGRQQYAAGIANGILSYLGG, encoded by the coding sequence GTGGTGGTGCTCGACCCGGGGCACAACGGCGGCAACGCGGCGAGCCCGGCGGCGATCAAGCGCCAGGTGCCCGCCGGTCGCGGGCGGACCAAGCCCTGCAACACCACCGGGACCACCACGAACGACGGTTACGCCGAGCACGAGTTCACCTTCGACGTGGCGCAGCGCGCCGGGAAACTCCTGACGGACAAAGGAATCCGGGTGATCTACACGCGGGCGGACGACAGCTCGGTCGGGCCGTGCGTCGACCAGCGCGCGGAAATCGGCAACTCGGCCAAGGCGGCGGCCGTGGTCTCCATCCACGCCGACGGCAACACTTCCCCCGGTGCCAACGGTTTCCACATCGCCTATTCGTCACCACCGCTGAACGACGCACAGGGTGAGCCTTCTGCCCAGCTGACCCGGTCGCTGCGGGATTCCTTGCGGGAGAACGGTTTCCGGTATTCGGACTATCTCGGCGAAGAGGGCCTGTCCGGGCGGAACGACCTGGCCGGGCTGAACCTGTCCGAACGCCCGGCGGCGCTGGTCGAATGCGGGAACATGCGCAACGCCACCGAAGCCGCTCGCATGTCCACTTCGGACGGACGCCAGCAGTACGCGGCCGGGATCGCCAACGGCATCCTGAGCTACCTCGGCGGCTGA
- a CDS encoding helix-turn-helix domain-containing protein: MGDFSGGADVFLADCPARLAVEIIADKWAVVVVFALSRGPRRHGDLIGLIGGISKKMLTQTLRRLERHGLVARQVHAEVPPRVEYRLTELGTTLVEPIAVLTKWAENCGEAVVDAQERFDTQAAG, translated from the coding sequence GTGGGTGACTTTTCCGGTGGAGCGGACGTTTTCCTCGCCGACTGCCCAGCCCGGCTGGCCGTGGAGATCATCGCCGACAAGTGGGCGGTGGTTGTCGTCTTCGCGCTCAGCCGCGGCCCCCGGCGGCACGGTGACCTGATCGGGCTGATCGGCGGCATCTCGAAGAAGATGCTCACCCAGACCCTGCGCCGGCTCGAGCGCCACGGCCTGGTCGCCCGTCAGGTCCACGCCGAAGTGCCACCGCGCGTGGAGTATCGGCTCACCGAACTCGGTACCACGCTGGTGGAACCGATCGCCGTGCTGACCAAGTGGGCGGAGAACTGCGGCGAAGCCGTGGTCGACGCGCAAGAGCGCTTCGACACCCAGGCCGCGGGATAG